In Promicromonospora sp. Populi, one genomic interval encodes:
- a CDS encoding VOC family protein, giving the protein MKNSALHPNIAVSDARAAIDFYEAALGAETLYVITAGDVVIHADLVLRSAAGESTFTVAPAFPPDSVAPEADAPTHASFTVPVEDTDAAYARAIAAGATSAAEPGDWFEGFRQAAVRCPFGHRWYFVTVSDTVTQDDVQRASDAWATARD; this is encoded by the coding sequence ATGAAGAACTCAGCCCTGCACCCCAACATCGCCGTGTCCGACGCCCGCGCGGCCATCGACTTCTACGAGGCGGCGCTCGGCGCCGAGACGCTCTACGTGATCACCGCGGGCGACGTCGTGATCCACGCCGACCTGGTCCTGCGGTCCGCCGCGGGTGAGTCCACGTTCACTGTCGCCCCGGCGTTCCCGCCCGACTCCGTGGCGCCCGAGGCGGACGCGCCCACGCACGCGAGCTTCACTGTCCCGGTCGAGGACACCGACGCCGCGTACGCCCGCGCGATCGCTGCCGGCGCGACCAGCGCGGCCGAGCCGGGCGACTGGTTCGAGGGGTTCCGGCAGGCCGCCGTCCGCTGCCCGTTCGGGCACCGCTGGTACTTCGTGACGGTGTCCGACACGGTCACGCAGGACGACGTCCAGCGCGCGAGCGACGCCTGGGCCACGGCCCGCGACTGA
- a CDS encoding deoxyguanosinetriphosphate triphosphohydrolase, with product MEQALGKSIPPSYSAQDVERWVSEPPKSQARTPFERDRGRVVHSSALRRLGAKTQVLGAGHDDFVRTRLTHSLEVAQVGRGMGRSLGCDPDVVDTACLTHDLGHPPFGHNGETALAEIAEPIGGFEGNAQTLRLLTRLEPKVIGLDGLPAGLNLTRASLDASVKYPWAYGAGPARPDGTASRKFGVYTDDLPVFTWLRKDAPDGVKCLEAQVMDLADDISYSVHDVEDGVVAGRIDLDLMADAEERARVAQYVRSWYGEWYSADAIDAALGRLQEYLRGAGHLVRAFDGSRRSLASLKDMTSQLIGRFIGAAIDATRAEYGDGDLTRYAARLVVPADTEHEILALKGIAVTYVMAPRGQEPRYVREREILTDLVRVLADRGPAELEPPFAADWRAASDDAVRLRVVVDQVASLTDLSAIALHGRLITP from the coding sequence GTGGAGCAAGCCCTCGGGAAAAGCATCCCGCCGTCGTACAGCGCACAGGACGTCGAGCGCTGGGTGAGCGAACCGCCCAAGTCGCAGGCGCGCACCCCCTTCGAGCGCGACCGCGGCCGCGTGGTGCACTCCTCCGCGCTGCGCCGCCTCGGCGCCAAGACCCAGGTGCTCGGCGCAGGGCACGACGACTTCGTGCGCACCCGCCTGACCCACTCCCTCGAGGTGGCCCAGGTGGGCCGCGGCATGGGCCGGTCGCTCGGCTGCGACCCCGACGTGGTCGACACCGCCTGCCTCACCCATGACCTGGGCCACCCGCCGTTCGGGCACAACGGCGAGACGGCGCTCGCCGAGATCGCGGAGCCGATCGGCGGCTTTGAGGGCAACGCCCAGACGCTGCGCCTGCTGACCCGGCTCGAACCCAAGGTGATCGGCCTCGACGGCCTCCCCGCCGGCCTCAACCTCACCCGGGCGAGCCTCGACGCGAGCGTCAAGTACCCATGGGCATACGGCGCGGGCCCCGCGCGGCCCGACGGCACGGCGAGCCGGAAGTTCGGTGTCTACACCGACGACCTGCCGGTGTTCACCTGGCTGCGCAAGGACGCGCCCGACGGCGTGAAGTGCCTGGAGGCCCAGGTCATGGACCTCGCCGACGACATCAGCTACTCGGTGCACGACGTCGAGGACGGCGTTGTGGCCGGCCGGATCGACCTGGACCTCATGGCCGACGCCGAGGAGCGGGCGCGCGTGGCGCAGTACGTGCGGTCCTGGTACGGCGAGTGGTACTCGGCGGACGCGATCGACGCGGCGCTCGGCCGCCTGCAGGAGTACCTGCGCGGCGCCGGGCACCTCGTGCGGGCCTTCGACGGGTCGCGCCGGTCGCTGGCCTCGCTCAAGGACATGACGAGCCAGCTCATCGGCCGGTTCATCGGGGCCGCCATCGACGCGACCCGCGCCGAGTACGGCGACGGAGACCTCACGCGGTACGCCGCCCGGCTGGTGGTGCCCGCCGACACGGAGCACGAGATCCTCGCGCTCAAGGGCATCGCGGTGACCTATGTGATGGCGCCGCGCGGCCAGGAGCCCCGCTACGTGCGGGAGCGGGAGATCCTGACCGACCTCGTGCGCGTCCTGGCCGACCGCGGCCCCGCCGAGCTGGAGCCGCCGTTCGCCGCCGACTGGCGGGCGGCGTCCGACGACGCCGTCCGCCTGCGCGTCGTCGTCGACCAGGTCGCCTCTCTTACGGACCTGTCGGCGATCGCGCTGCACGGCCGGCTGATCACCCCTTGA
- a CDS encoding sugar ABC transporter permease, producing MSTVSPARRPLPRGRWFSEIGWRHLVGVLAVLYAGFPLVYVVSASLADVGTLTGSNDLFGTVSGANYAALGGTRFWTWMGNTLVVAVATGAGTVLMGAAAAYAFSRFRFSGRRVGLTALLIIQMFPQMLAFVAIFLLLISLGNVVPVLGLDSKLSLICVYLGGALGVNTFLMYGFFNTVPREIDEAAKIDGASHAQIYWTIVLRLTAPILAVVGLLSFISTFGEFIIARVLLQSEENWTLAVGLYGWVSSLQEANWGLFTAGAVVSAVPVLALFLFLQKYIVGGLTAGSVKG from the coding sequence ATGAGCACTGTTTCTCCGGCTCGCCGGCCCTTGCCCCGCGGACGCTGGTTCTCCGAGATCGGCTGGCGCCACCTGGTCGGCGTCCTCGCCGTCCTCTACGCGGGCTTCCCGCTGGTCTACGTCGTCTCGGCCTCGCTGGCCGACGTCGGCACGCTCACGGGCTCGAACGACCTGTTCGGCACGGTCTCGGGCGCCAACTACGCGGCGCTCGGCGGCACGCGGTTCTGGACCTGGATGGGCAACACCCTCGTGGTCGCCGTCGCCACCGGGGCGGGGACGGTGCTCATGGGCGCCGCCGCCGCGTACGCGTTCTCCCGGTTCCGGTTCAGCGGACGCCGCGTGGGGCTCACCGCCCTGCTCATCATCCAGATGTTCCCGCAGATGCTCGCGTTCGTGGCGATCTTCCTGCTGCTGATCTCGCTCGGCAACGTAGTGCCGGTGCTGGGCCTGGACTCCAAGCTGTCGCTGATCTGCGTGTACCTGGGCGGCGCGCTCGGCGTGAACACGTTCCTCATGTACGGGTTCTTCAACACCGTGCCGCGCGAGATCGACGAGGCCGCGAAGATCGACGGCGCCTCGCACGCCCAGATCTACTGGACCATCGTGCTGCGCCTGACCGCGCCGATCCTCGCCGTGGTGGGGCTGCTCAGCTTCATCAGCACATTCGGTGAGTTCATCATCGCGCGCGTGCTGCTGCAGTCGGAGGAGAACTGGACGCTCGCCGTGGGCCTCTACGGCTGGGTGTCGTCGCTGCAGGAGGCCAACTGGGGCCTGTTCACGGCGGGCGCCGTCGTCTCGGCAGTGCCGGTGCTCGCGCTGTTCCTGTTCCTGCAGAAGTACATAGTGGGCGGCCTGACGGCGGGCTCCGTCAAGGGGTGA
- a CDS encoding DUF4236 domain-containing protein yields the protein MVIRYRKRLGLGPLKFNITQRGLSSMSFKIGPWTWNSKTKKHSLNLPGGLSWYSNNK from the coding sequence ATGGTTATTCGCTATCGCAAGAGGCTGGGCCTCGGGCCGCTCAAGTTCAACATCACCCAGCGGGGTCTGTCGTCGATGAGCTTCAAGATCGGTCCCTGGACCTGGAACTCGAAGACGAAGAAGCACTCGTTGAACCTCCCCGGCGGCCTGAGCTGGTACAGCAACAACAAGTAG
- a CDS encoding ABC transporter permease subunit translates to MSSPATRGSGRTGWSPGFLVKLVLIALVDALGVYAVLAAWSADSWGVLAAMVALLLVANWAYFTKRALPLKYILPGLAFLLVYQVYVVAYTGYVAFTNYGDGHNSTKEQAIEALLVQNERRVEGSPSSPLTVVSDGGALGFAVVSPDGEVRAGTAERPLEPVPDAVVDGGQVTALPGYDVLEYAAVLERQQEVTDLRVPVSDDPADGSIRTQDARTGYVFTSTLTYDPASDTMTDTTTGVTYEPNDDGQFEAADGTILPVGWRVLVGFDNFVTAFGDDRYAGPFVQILLWTFAFAVISVASTFLLGLFLAIAFNDVRLRGRRVYRTLVILPYAIPGFLAALLWSGLLNRSYGFVNEVLLGGAQIPWLTDPVLAKLAVLGVNLWLGFPYMFLICTGALQSLPTDVLEAAKIDGAGRWRTWRSITLPLLLVATAPLLISSFAFNFNNFTLIYMLTGGGPRFDDASVPLGHTDILISMVYSVSGLDGTAAKDYGLASALSIVIFVVVATISALAFRRTRSLEEIA, encoded by the coding sequence ATGTCGTCGCCTGCGACCCGGGGCTCCGGTCGGACCGGCTGGAGCCCCGGGTTTCTTGTCAAGCTCGTCCTGATCGCGCTCGTTGACGCCCTCGGCGTGTACGCGGTCCTGGCCGCGTGGAGCGCCGACTCGTGGGGCGTGCTGGCCGCGATGGTGGCGCTGCTGCTCGTGGCCAACTGGGCGTACTTCACCAAGCGCGCCCTGCCGCTGAAGTACATCCTGCCGGGCCTCGCGTTCCTGCTCGTCTACCAGGTGTACGTCGTGGCCTACACGGGCTACGTCGCGTTCACGAACTACGGCGACGGGCACAACTCCACCAAGGAGCAGGCGATCGAGGCCCTCCTGGTGCAGAACGAGCGCCGGGTGGAGGGCTCGCCGTCGTCGCCCCTGACGGTGGTGTCGGACGGCGGCGCGCTGGGCTTCGCCGTCGTCTCGCCCGACGGTGAGGTGCGCGCGGGCACTGCCGAGCGACCGCTGGAGCCGGTGCCAGACGCCGTGGTTGACGGCGGCCAGGTCACCGCGCTGCCCGGGTACGACGTGCTGGAGTACGCGGCGGTGCTGGAGCGCCAGCAGGAGGTCACCGACCTGCGGGTCCCGGTCTCGGACGACCCGGCCGACGGGTCGATCCGCACCCAGGACGCCCGCACCGGCTACGTCTTCACGTCCACGCTGACGTACGACCCGGCGTCGGACACCATGACCGACACCACTACCGGGGTGACGTACGAGCCGAACGACGACGGGCAGTTCGAGGCCGCCGACGGCACGATCCTGCCGGTGGGCTGGCGCGTGCTGGTGGGGTTCGACAACTTCGTCACCGCGTTCGGCGACGACCGGTACGCGGGGCCGTTCGTCCAGATCCTCCTGTGGACGTTCGCCTTCGCCGTGATCTCGGTGGCGTCCACGTTCCTGCTCGGCCTGTTCCTGGCGATCGCGTTCAACGACGTCCGCCTGCGCGGCCGCCGGGTCTACCGGACGCTGGTGATCCTGCCGTACGCGATCCCCGGGTTCCTCGCGGCCCTGCTCTGGTCGGGCCTGCTCAACCGGTCGTACGGGTTTGTCAACGAGGTGCTGCTCGGCGGAGCCCAGATCCCGTGGCTCACCGACCCGGTGCTCGCCAAGCTTGCGGTGCTCGGCGTGAACCTGTGGCTCGGCTTCCCGTACATGTTCCTGATCTGCACGGGCGCGCTGCAGTCCCTGCCGACCGACGTGCTGGAGGCCGCGAAGATCGACGGCGCCGGCCGGTGGCGCACCTGGCGGTCCATCACCCTGCCGCTGCTGCTGGTCGCGACGGCGCCGCTGCTCATCTCCAGCTTCGCGTTCAACTTCAACAACTTCACGCTGATCTACATGCTCACCGGGGGCGGTCCGCGGTTCGACGACGCCTCGGTGCCGCTCGGGCACACCGACATCCTGATCTCGATGGTCTACTCGGTCTCCGGGCTCGACGGGACCGCGGCCAAGGACTACGGCCTGGCCAGCGCCCTGTCGATAGTCATCTTCGTGGTGGTGGCGACCATCTCCGCCCTCGCGTTCCGGCGCACCCGCTCGCTCGAGGAGATCGCCTGA
- a CDS encoding helix-turn-helix domain-containing protein: MRQAFDGPTLGIVNPARARAGLSLVHVAPAPDLADLVERHWIVTWDLPPGAAFTQTVMPHPVGHVVAEDTGFLAYAMPAGLFVRTLSGTGGVVGTKLHPGGYRALLGLAHPGERGAVEPAAFLGPTAALASAEALAQAVAGRADDAVRTVTPLLQAAADRARTPRSTAAMAELQEVFAAIADAVPGTTVAALADGLGTTPRSLQRLFAHWVGVSPKWVLQRHRVHLAAELLGRDPGLDLAGLAAAVGYYDQAHFTGDFVRAVGVTPGEYARSCAAALWTTASGPSPRA, encoded by the coding sequence ATGCGACAAGCGTTCGACGGGCCCACGCTCGGCATAGTGAACCCCGCACGTGCGCGCGCCGGGCTCTCGCTCGTGCACGTCGCGCCGGCCCCGGACCTCGCCGACCTCGTGGAGCGGCACTGGATCGTCACCTGGGACCTGCCGCCCGGTGCGGCGTTCACGCAGACCGTGATGCCCCACCCCGTCGGCCACGTCGTCGCGGAGGACACGGGCTTCCTCGCCTACGCCATGCCCGCCGGGCTCTTCGTGCGCACGCTCTCCGGTACGGGCGGTGTGGTCGGCACCAAGCTGCACCCCGGCGGCTACCGGGCGCTGCTCGGCCTCGCCCACCCGGGCGAGCGCGGCGCCGTCGAACCGGCAGCCTTTCTCGGCCCGACGGCGGCGCTCGCCTCCGCAGAGGCGCTCGCCCAGGCGGTCGCCGGGCGGGCGGACGACGCCGTCCGGACCGTCACCCCGCTGCTCCAAGCGGCCGCCGATCGGGCCAGGACCCCGCGATCCACCGCGGCCATGGCCGAGCTCCAGGAGGTGTTCGCGGCCATCGCGGACGCGGTCCCCGGCACCACGGTCGCTGCGCTCGCAGACGGGCTCGGCACCACCCCCCGCTCGCTGCAGCGCCTGTTCGCTCACTGGGTGGGTGTCAGCCCTAAATGGGTGCTGCAGCGACACCGGGTGCACCTGGCCGCCGAGCTGCTGGGTCGTGACCCGGGGCTCGACCTGGCGGGGCTGGCGGCCGCCGTCGGCTACTACGACCAGGCGCACTTCACCGGCGACTTCGTCCGCGCCGTCGGCGTCACCCCGGGGGAGTACGCCCGGAGCTGCGCGGCGGCGCTGTGGACGACGGCGTCGGGGCCGAGCCCGCGAGCATAG
- the dnaG gene encoding DNA primase, protein MAGLIKREDVELVRERARIDEIVSAHVTLKPAGVGALVGLCPFHDERSPSFNVRPSVGRYHCFGCGEGGDVIEFVMKLDGLSFTEAIEYLAGKTGVQLRYEEGGAARPRDEPGKRQRLLEANRVAADFYAEQLMGSEAAAARAFLAERSFDRADAELFGVGFAPKGWDALQRHLQGRGFTQAELVASGLMSEGRRGIYDRFRGRVMWPIRDVTGAVIGFGARRLFEDDQGPKYLNTPETSLYKKSHVLYGIDLAKREIAKGKRVVVVEGYTDVMAAHLSGVTTAVATCGTAFAADHAKVVRRLLGDTTAGGGMQLTSGATVGGEIIFTFDGDAAGQKAAERAYGEDQRFFAQTYVAVADDGMDPCDLRMAKGPEAVRALVDNRKPLFAFVIQAKIAQFDLNTVEGRVLAVRAAAPEIVGIRDRSQRDGYTRQVAGWIGTEVDEVRREVARAASTPSRRSAPGRSDGAATPGDDRPPSGSVSQVPAPDPRDPVARDERLALVAVLQYPQHVPASFDALDENAFAVPAWRAVHAAIRAAGGATAGREMSTAQWVAAVLEQAPETVASLVTQLSVASLPEDREAAIAAFVEGVARRVVDLGLTRRVADARSRLQRLDPADTEPYQAAFAELLSIENERRQLRDSANA, encoded by the coding sequence GTGGCCGGGCTGATCAAGCGTGAGGATGTGGAGCTTGTCCGCGAGCGCGCGCGGATCGACGAGATCGTCTCGGCGCACGTGACCCTGAAGCCCGCCGGGGTGGGCGCGCTGGTGGGCCTGTGCCCCTTCCACGACGAGCGCAGCCCGAGCTTCAACGTGCGGCCCAGCGTGGGGCGGTATCACTGCTTCGGCTGCGGTGAGGGCGGCGACGTCATCGAGTTCGTCATGAAGCTGGACGGGCTGAGCTTCACCGAGGCCATCGAGTACCTCGCGGGCAAGACCGGCGTGCAGCTCCGTTACGAGGAGGGCGGCGCAGCCCGCCCTCGTGACGAGCCGGGCAAGCGGCAGCGCCTGCTGGAGGCCAACCGGGTGGCGGCGGACTTCTACGCCGAGCAGCTCATGGGCTCCGAGGCTGCCGCCGCGCGCGCGTTCCTCGCGGAGCGCAGCTTCGACCGGGCCGACGCCGAGCTGTTCGGTGTCGGGTTCGCCCCCAAGGGCTGGGACGCGCTGCAGCGTCATCTCCAGGGCCGGGGCTTCACGCAGGCCGAGCTGGTGGCGAGCGGCCTGATGTCGGAGGGCCGGCGCGGCATCTACGACCGGTTCCGCGGGCGGGTCATGTGGCCCATCCGGGACGTGACGGGCGCGGTGATCGGGTTCGGCGCGCGCCGCCTGTTCGAGGACGACCAGGGGCCCAAGTACCTGAACACCCCCGAGACCAGCCTCTACAAGAAGTCGCACGTGCTGTACGGGATCGACCTCGCCAAGCGGGAGATCGCCAAGGGCAAGCGCGTGGTGGTGGTCGAGGGATACACGGACGTCATGGCCGCGCACCTGTCGGGCGTGACGACGGCGGTGGCCACGTGCGGCACGGCCTTCGCCGCCGACCACGCCAAGGTGGTGCGGCGCCTGCTCGGCGACACGACGGCGGGCGGCGGCATGCAGCTCACGTCCGGTGCGACGGTGGGCGGCGAGATCATCTTCACGTTCGACGGCGACGCCGCGGGGCAGAAGGCCGCCGAGCGTGCCTACGGCGAGGACCAGCGGTTCTTCGCGCAGACGTACGTGGCCGTCGCGGACGACGGCATGGACCCGTGCGACCTGCGCATGGCCAAGGGGCCCGAGGCGGTGCGCGCGCTCGTCGACAACCGCAAGCCCCTGTTCGCCTTCGTCATCCAGGCCAAGATCGCCCAGTTCGACCTGAACACCGTGGAGGGGCGCGTGCTGGCCGTGCGGGCGGCGGCGCCGGAGATCGTGGGCATCCGGGACCGCAGCCAGCGCGACGGATACACGCGGCAGGTCGCGGGCTGGATCGGCACGGAGGTCGACGAGGTGCGGCGCGAGGTGGCCCGCGCGGCGTCGACGCCGTCGCGGCGCAGCGCGCCCGGCCGGTCCGACGGCGCGGCGACCCCGGGAGACGACCGGCCGCCGTCGGGCAGCGTGTCGCAGGTGCCCGCCCCCGACCCGAGGGACCCCGTGGCCCGGGACGAGCGCCTCGCGCTCGTGGCCGTGCTGCAGTACCCGCAGCATGTTCCGGCCTCGTTCGACGCGCTGGACGAGAACGCGTTCGCCGTGCCCGCCTGGCGGGCCGTGCACGCAGCGATCCGGGCGGCCGGGGGAGCGACGGCCGGGCGTGAGATGTCCACGGCACAGTGGGTGGCCGCAGTGCTGGAGCAGGCGCCCGAGACCGTGGCGAGCCTGGTCACGCAGCTCTCTGTGGCCTCCCTCCCGGAGGACCGGGAGGCGGCCATCGCGGCGTTCGTCGAGGGCGTGGCGCGCCGCGTCGTCGACCTGGGCCTCACCAGGCGCGTCGCCGACGCGCGCAGCCGCCTGCAGCGCCTGGACCCGGCGGACACGGAGCCCTACCAGGCGGCGTTCGCCGAGCTCCTGTCGATCGAGAACGAACGCCGCCAGCTCCGCGACAGCGCGAACGCCTAG